The Chloroflexota bacterium genome window below encodes:
- a CDS encoding glutamine synthetase family protein yields the protein MVRKDLTAALKLAEDRNLRFVSLQFTDIVGHVKSVQVPMHQLEEAVEHGKWFDGSSIEGFARIAESDMFLVPDLTTFSPIPWEPGLNADGRPIETGSARVICDVFTPHGEPFPGDPRQVLRRQLEKAKALGYTFNTGPELEFFLLRLGDGLIEPLPHDAAGYFDLSADLATDVRKEMMNDLEEIGIEVETAHHEVAIGQHEIDFKYADALRTADNAVTFKTTLKAVAAHHGLHATFMPKPIFGINGSGMHTHQSLWDDKRGRNAFADAKDPYGLSAIARHYIAGTLEHARGMIAVLAPLVNSYKRLVPGYEAPVYIGWARINRSALIRIPQISRGQLDSTRIELRCPDPSSNPYLAFAAMLAAGLDGVQRKLPAPDPVEENLYHLDEAKLQSRKIRQLPGTLSEALDELAADEVIREALGDHVFERFVEAKREEWDEYRMQVTGWETARYLEAF from the coding sequence ATGGTTCGGAAGGACCTCACCGCCGCCTTGAAGCTGGCCGAGGATCGAAACCTCCGCTTTGTCAGCCTCCAGTTCACCGACATCGTCGGCCACGTCAAGTCGGTGCAGGTGCCGATGCACCAGCTCGAGGAGGCAGTCGAGCACGGGAAGTGGTTCGACGGCAGCAGCATCGAGGGCTTCGCCCGGATCGCGGAGTCGGACATGTTCCTCGTCCCCGACCTGACGACGTTCTCGCCCATTCCCTGGGAGCCGGGCCTCAACGCGGACGGGCGTCCGATCGAAACCGGCAGTGCCCGCGTCATCTGCGACGTCTTCACCCCGCACGGTGAGCCGTTTCCCGGCGACCCGCGTCAGGTCCTGCGCCGCCAGCTCGAGAAGGCAAAGGCCCTGGGGTACACCTTCAACACCGGCCCCGAGCTCGAGTTCTTCCTGCTCCGGCTGGGCGACGGCCTGATCGAGCCCCTGCCCCACGACGCGGCGGGGTACTTCGACCTGTCGGCCGACCTGGCCACCGACGTGCGCAAGGAGATGATGAACGACCTGGAGGAGATCGGAATCGAGGTCGAGACGGCGCATCACGAGGTCGCGATTGGCCAGCACGAGATCGACTTCAAATATGCCGATGCGCTCCGCACCGCCGACAACGCGGTGACCTTCAAGACCACCCTCAAGGCGGTCGCCGCCCACCATGGCCTGCACGCGACCTTCATGCCCAAGCCGATCTTCGGCATCAACGGCTCCGGGATGCACACCCACCAGTCCCTGTGGGACGACAAGCGTGGCCGCAACGCATTTGCCGATGCGAAGGACCCGTACGGGCTGTCCGCGATCGCCCGTCATTACATCGCCGGGACCCTGGAGCACGCCCGCGGAATGATCGCGGTCCTGGCCCCGCTGGTGAACAGCTACAAGCGTCTGGTGCCCGGCTACGAGGCGCCGGTGTACATCGGTTGGGCGCGGATCAACCGCTCGGCCCTCATTCGCATTCCGCAGATCAGCCGCGGGCAGCTCGACTCGACCCGCATCGAGCTCCGCTGCCCGGATCCGTCGTCCAACCCGTACCTTGCGTTTGCGGCCATGCTCGCCGCCGGTCTGGACGGCGTCCAGCGCAAGCTCCCCGCCCCCGATCCGGTAGAGGAAAACCTGTACCACCTCGACGAGGCCAAGCTCCAGAGCCGGAAGATCCGCCAGCTGCCCGGCACGCTGAGCGAGGCGCTCGACGAGCTGGCCGCCGACGAGGTGATTCGGGAGGCGCTCGGGGACCACGTGTTCGAGCGTTTCGTGGAGGCCAAGCGCGAGGAGTGGGACGAATACCGAATGCAGGTCACCGGCTGGGAGACGGCGCGCTACCTGGAGGCCTTCTAG
- a CDS encoding helix-turn-helix domain-containing protein, with protein MPRLIDVWRAVDPEARLVAGDPSATVALLRGVSRTRAAPPHLPPPETGHLLIMDGALLSGLPVERLIAEIGASGSEPAALLVAAPSVDRGAEWPDAPFPILTSHRTPATLAAAASAYLADEAGVLARLNAELRLAAAEAALADPTPAAAAGVVAHRMRRGVAVVADGELVALHARPAGRALAARFAAAFSRLFGTPSSRAAATRRLREGLWIHEHRIRPGAAVWLFDDLPMALVDETAADALSNTLRALLRRAPARTGRPWGSIAAPSSRAVAAAEQTDEPLTATLLAVARANGRVTPAARSLGVHRNTVLYRLRIARDQRGIDPRRPEDALRLLREVDRPA; from the coding sequence ATGCCTCGACTGATCGACGTCTGGCGCGCCGTCGATCCGGAGGCACGCCTGGTGGCGGGCGATCCGTCGGCGACCGTGGCGTTGCTGCGCGGCGTGTCCCGCACCCGGGCGGCGCCCCCCCACCTGCCGCCCCCCGAAACGGGCCACCTCTTGATCATGGATGGCGCGCTGCTGTCCGGCCTCCCCGTTGAGCGGCTGATTGCCGAGATCGGAGCTTCGGGCAGCGAGCCGGCCGCCCTGCTGGTGGCGGCTCCGTCCGTGGATCGTGGCGCGGAATGGCCTGACGCCCCGTTCCCGATCCTGACCAGCCACCGGACGCCGGCGACCCTGGCTGCCGCGGCCAGCGCCTACCTTGCCGACGAGGCCGGTGTCCTGGCCCGGCTGAATGCCGAGCTGCGACTGGCGGCGGCCGAGGCTGCCCTGGCCGATCCCACACCCGCCGCGGCGGCGGGTGTGGTCGCCCATCGCATGCGCCGCGGCGTGGCCGTCGTGGCCGACGGGGAGCTCGTCGCACTCCATGCCCGACCGGCAGGTAGGGCCCTGGCCGCGAGGTTCGCCGCGGCCTTTTCCCGCCTGTTTGGCACGCCGAGCTCACGGGCCGCAGCCACCCGCCGCCTCCGGGAGGGCCTGTGGATCCACGAGCACCGCATCCGTCCCGGTGCGGCGGTGTGGCTGTTCGATGACCTCCCCATGGCGCTCGTGGACGAGACCGCAGCCGACGCGCTCAGCAACACACTGCGCGCCCTGCTCCGCCGGGCGCCTGCGCGGACGGGGCGTCCCTGGGGGAGCATCGCCGCTCCCTCATCTCGTGCAGTTGCCGCGGCTGAGCAGACCGATGAACCGCTGACCGCCACGCTGCTGGCGGTGGCCCGCGCCAACGGCCGGGTGACCCCTGCGGCACGCAGCCTGGGGGTGCACCGCAACACGGTCCTGTACCGGCTGCGCATTGCCCGCGACCAGCGGGGAATCGACCCGCGCCGGCCTGAGGATGCCCTGCGCCTGCTCCGCGAGGTTGATCGGCCCGCCTGA
- a CDS encoding glycosyltransferase encodes MFTSLAERTGGRVVAAYGRRGIPALALALASASTGWRRSLHLASTELLPLAAIAILRGPVRAAVLDVHDHPALQADGLRIPLADGKRHDLERLFARNVAAFGRLVVPSPSFAELCQLPDERIIVVPNGTDTERVVPRPAPADPVVGMVSGAAPGRGIELLVSAMARVRAELPEATLRLALTATGPASAQYLRTLASQLRERDPWVSLNQVPYGRLSAFLGDASVLVIPHPPGPYMDASTPVKLFDSMAAGRPLAVTPRLETRKIVEACRSGLVAASDSPDDLAEAILKLLRSESLRHELGENARRCAVEQYDWRVLSAGLADAILGS; translated from the coding sequence GTGTTCACTTCGCTGGCGGAGCGGACCGGCGGTCGGGTCGTCGCCGCCTACGGTCGCCGGGGCATCCCGGCCCTGGCCCTCGCGCTTGCGTCGGCCTCGACCGGGTGGCGCCGCTCACTGCATCTCGCGTCCACCGAGCTCCTGCCCCTGGCGGCCATCGCGATCCTCCGCGGGCCGGTGAGGGCGGCGGTCCTCGACGTGCACGACCACCCCGCGCTGCAGGCCGACGGCTTGCGTATTCCTCTGGCGGACGGCAAGCGCCACGACCTGGAACGCCTGTTCGCGCGCAACGTGGCGGCGTTCGGGCGGCTGGTCGTCCCCTCTCCCTCGTTTGCCGAGCTCTGCCAATTGCCCGACGAGCGGATCATCGTGGTGCCGAATGGGACGGACACCGAGCGGGTCGTCCCGCGGCCGGCGCCGGCGGACCCGGTCGTCGGGATGGTCTCCGGAGCCGCTCCGGGTCGCGGCATCGAGCTGCTCGTGAGTGCGATGGCGCGGGTCCGGGCCGAGCTGCCGGAGGCAACTCTCCGGTTGGCCCTGACCGCAACCGGCCCGGCCAGCGCGCAATACCTCCGTACGCTGGCCTCGCAGCTGCGCGAACGCGATCCCTGGGTCAGCCTGAACCAGGTGCCCTATGGCCGACTCAGCGCGTTTCTGGGGGACGCCTCGGTGCTCGTCATTCCCCACCCGCCCGGGCCGTACATGGATGCGTCCACCCCGGTGAAGCTCTTCGACTCGATGGCTGCCGGACGGCCCCTCGCTGTCACCCCGCGTCTTGAAACGCGGAAGATCGTGGAGGCCTGCCGGTCAGGCCTGGTCGCCGCATCGGACAGCCCGGACGACCTGGCGGAGGCGATTCTGAAACTGCTCCGCTCGGAGTCCTTGCGGCACGAGCTGGGCGAGAACGCGCGACGTTGCGCGGTCGAGCAATACGACTGGCGAGTCCTGTCCGCTGGGTTGGCCGACGCGATCCTGGGATCCTGA
- a CDS encoding GGDEF domain-containing protein, with protein MTTELIFLLVSALVAGLIVIAGLLALLPGRRSASGQGLQPVGPGAVSEAPARDKYVSTVESLPTPVSWLGPDRYRSTVRATWWATIAGVLISVAVTDVFSEAQVQISALGVLAVIGVVVFHELIPDRWRSAATSTAEVASAIGLLAGLVILTGRGASPFAPLLVLPVLGVALGARPAAGLAGALSASLGYVLVVATDPSRPFAPAELLPAAVVLGVVWLGTISSIVFAAQQRRVQAATLELSVTDPLTGLFNRAQIYVALDQEVRRSRRSLRPFCLLMVDMDGLKLINDSLGHERGDAAIRGIAGVIRRSIRTVDSAYRYAGDEFVVLLPETDFAGAFVVAEKIRQGAEELGAVLAREDAPTTVSIGLVSHPEDGSTDEELMLAVDRAMYAAKASGKNQISGYLRLLRPVSPPAAAVSQASALG; from the coding sequence GTGACGACAGAACTGATTTTCCTCCTGGTGAGCGCCCTCGTGGCCGGGCTGATCGTGATCGCCGGCCTCTTAGCGCTGCTCCCCGGGCGACGTTCGGCCAGCGGGCAGGGCCTTCAACCGGTCGGGCCCGGCGCGGTGTCCGAAGCACCGGCCCGCGACAAGTATGTCTCAACGGTCGAATCCCTCCCAACTCCGGTCTCTTGGCTCGGCCCCGACCGATATCGGTCCACGGTTCGGGCCACCTGGTGGGCGACCATCGCCGGTGTCCTCATCAGCGTCGCCGTGACCGACGTCTTTTCGGAGGCTCAGGTCCAGATTTCCGCCCTGGGCGTGCTGGCGGTGATCGGCGTCGTAGTCTTCCACGAGCTCATTCCCGATCGCTGGCGGTCGGCAGCCACCTCGACCGCGGAGGTGGCCAGCGCCATCGGCCTCCTGGCAGGGCTGGTGATCTTGACCGGCCGGGGCGCGTCTCCGTTCGCGCCGCTGCTCGTGCTGCCGGTGTTGGGGGTCGCCCTGGGTGCCCGGCCCGCGGCTGGCCTGGCCGGGGCATTGTCGGCCAGCCTGGGTTACGTGTTGGTGGTCGCCACTGACCCGAGCCGGCCCTTCGCCCCGGCGGAGCTGCTCCCCGCGGCGGTGGTGCTGGGCGTGGTCTGGCTGGGGACGATTTCCTCCATCGTGTTCGCTGCCCAGCAGCGCCGGGTCCAGGCTGCGACGCTCGAACTGTCGGTCACAGACCCGCTGACGGGTCTCTTCAACCGTGCCCAGATCTATGTGGCGCTTGACCAGGAGGTGCGCCGCAGCCGCCGCTCGCTCCGACCGTTCTGCCTGCTCATGGTCGATATGGATGGTCTCAAGCTCATCAACGATTCCCTGGGCCACGAGCGTGGCGACGCGGCGATCCGCGGCATCGCCGGCGTGATTCGGCGCTCGATTCGGACCGTGGACTCGGCGTATCGGTACGCGGGCGACGAGTTCGTGGTACTCCTGCCCGAAACCGATTTTGCGGGTGCCTTTGTCGTCGCCGAAAAGATCCGCCAGGGAGCTGAGGAGCTGGGTGCGGTGTTGGCGCGCGAAGACGCGCCCACCACGGTCAGCATCGGCCTCGTGTCCCACCCCGAGGATGGCTCCACCGATGAGGAGCTGATGCTCGCCGTGGATCGGGCCATGTATGCGGCCAAGGCCAGCGGCAAGAACCAGATCAGCGGCTATCTGCGGCTGCTGCGGCCCGTGAGCCCGCCCGCGGCCGCTGTCAGTCAGGCTTCGGCACTGGGGTAG
- a CDS encoding glycosyltransferase — protein sequence MTVPRVALVAHASLPDDTRVRRQAEALRDAGYDVDLFGLRDPGQPEVEDWRGLRIIRLPVRRAFTGFAGHLAEYLAFASLISVRLAMEHRRRQYRMVQVATLPDFLVFAALPVRLTGVPLLLDLHEDMPAFFRDRFSSPGLRPLVTLVTAAARASAAVADAIIAVHEPLRQLAIARGVPAHRISVVMDSADERIFEPTRHARRAFMADGRLRLVHHSNLQRIYGLDLAVEAVSLLDPALDAHLDVFGDGPFRRQIEAAIARHAVGDRVTLHGRVPQDDLPAVLAAADIGLVPTRPEPYMEYSLSTKLIEYVAMGVPVIASDLRTFRSHFDGAAIRFVPGGDPQALAQAIGTMASDPSAATSQAAEARRQAVPYAWAVQSAHYLAVVEGLLARGRLVASGGA from the coding sequence GTGACCGTCCCCCGGGTGGCGCTCGTGGCCCACGCGTCACTCCCCGACGACACGCGGGTTCGACGACAGGCCGAGGCGCTGCGCGACGCCGGGTATGACGTGGACCTGTTCGGGCTGCGCGACCCCGGGCAGCCCGAGGTCGAAGACTGGCGCGGACTGCGGATCATTCGGCTGCCCGTTCGGCGAGCCTTCACCGGATTCGCCGGCCACCTGGCGGAGTACCTCGCCTTCGCCAGCCTGATCTCCGTCCGGTTGGCCATGGAGCATCGACGGCGGCAGTACCGAATGGTCCAGGTTGCAACACTGCCCGATTTTCTGGTCTTCGCTGCTCTACCTGTTCGGCTGACCGGGGTCCCGTTGCTGCTGGACCTCCACGAGGACATGCCCGCGTTCTTTCGTGACCGATTCAGCAGTCCGGGCCTGCGACCGCTTGTCACCCTCGTGACCGCGGCCGCACGTGCCAGCGCGGCGGTCGCGGACGCCATCATCGCGGTGCACGAGCCGCTTCGTCAGTTGGCGATCGCACGCGGGGTACCGGCTCACCGGATCTCCGTGGTCATGGATAGCGCCGACGAGCGCATCTTCGAACCCACCCGTCACGCCCGCCGCGCCTTCATGGCGGACGGGCGGCTCCGGCTCGTCCACCACAGCAATCTGCAGCGTATCTACGGCCTCGACCTCGCGGTGGAAGCGGTGTCCCTCCTCGATCCGGCGCTCGACGCCCACCTGGACGTTTTTGGCGACGGGCCCTTCCGGCGGCAGATCGAGGCCGCCATCGCTCGCCACGCGGTCGGCGACCGGGTGACGCTCCACGGACGGGTGCCGCAGGACGATCTGCCAGCGGTCCTGGCGGCTGCCGACATCGGTCTGGTTCCAACCCGACCCGAGCCGTACATGGAGTACTCCTTGTCGACCAAGCTGATCGAGTACGTGGCCATGGGCGTGCCCGTCATCGCCAGCGACCTGCGCACCTTCCGATCCCACTTCGATGGGGCGGCGATTCGTTTCGTCCCCGGAGGCGACCCGCAGGCGCTTGCCCAGGCCATCGGGACCATGGCATCCGACCCCAGCGCCGCCACGTCCCAGGCCGCCGAAGCCCGACGCCAGGCGGTCCCCTATGCGTGGGCCGTCCAGTCGGCGCACTACCTGGCCGTTGTCGAGGGCCTGTTGGCTCGCGGTAGACTCGTCGCGTCGGGCGGGGCGTAG
- a CDS encoding LCP family protein translates to MTHLPLAPRAARRSSAALAAALSFVLPGLGQAYAGRSRLGLLFAAPVLLLIGMIGGALAVGTDSLLRMLLLPGALLAIFGLNLGLMVWRLIAIGQAGLATTAVPREAHAVPAGAGARSPVTLGVVVLLLLTTATMHLWVAGTAIAAEDALGRIFTAPDEYVQPRIAQPDPVEPEYGWDGTDRVNILLIGSDAGPGRTDELTDTIMVVSLDPVTRTAAMVSIPRDTGYVPLPDRSVYGDGIFPRRINELASDANAEPTAWCPVLTVGEDCGLRMLRQTVGLYLGLEIHTIAWVDLLGFAALVDAIGGVDLCLPGVLADPEYGGPTWEGQQGVVLEAGCHQYDGAHALAYARIRIGTLTLPDGTVETQNDFLRAARQQEFLLAVQQKFANTNLLISLPGLLTAVSETVTTDFPRTQAGDLASLAPLIASGDIDRVVLGWPGYVDLPVDPLNYYLLIPVRDAVRLEMGRLLGGEAELAGWYLGSSAAGPPS, encoded by the coding sequence ATGACGCACCTGCCCCTGGCCCCCCGGGCGGCTCGCCGCTCCAGCGCCGCGCTTGCCGCGGCGCTCTCGTTCGTCCTTCCCGGATTGGGGCAAGCCTACGCTGGTCGGTCGAGGCTGGGGCTGCTGTTCGCCGCACCGGTCCTGTTGCTCATCGGCATGATCGGCGGGGCGCTGGCCGTGGGGACGGACTCCCTATTACGAATGTTGCTCCTCCCCGGCGCTCTGCTCGCGATCTTCGGATTGAACCTGGGACTGATGGTCTGGCGGTTGATCGCCATCGGGCAGGCCGGTCTGGCGACGACTGCCGTCCCCCGCGAGGCGCATGCCGTCCCTGCTGGCGCGGGTGCCCGGTCGCCAGTCACGCTCGGGGTGGTGGTTCTCCTTCTGCTGACGACCGCGACCATGCACCTGTGGGTCGCCGGGACCGCGATTGCGGCTGAGGACGCCCTGGGCCGGATCTTCACCGCGCCGGACGAATACGTTCAGCCCAGGATCGCGCAACCGGACCCGGTCGAGCCGGAGTACGGATGGGATGGGACCGATCGGGTCAATATCCTGCTCATTGGTTCCGACGCAGGACCAGGGAGAACGGACGAGCTGACCGACACAATCATGGTCGTGAGCCTCGACCCCGTGACCAGGACTGCCGCCATGGTCAGCATCCCGCGCGACACGGGGTACGTCCCGCTCCCTGACCGAAGCGTCTATGGCGACGGCATCTTCCCGCGCCGCATCAACGAGCTGGCCTCCGACGCGAATGCCGAGCCTACCGCGTGGTGTCCGGTGCTGACCGTGGGCGAGGACTGCGGGCTCCGTATGCTCCGCCAAACGGTGGGTCTGTATCTCGGGCTCGAGATCCACACTATCGCGTGGGTTGATCTCCTCGGGTTCGCTGCGTTGGTAGATGCCATTGGCGGGGTGGACCTCTGCCTGCCAGGTGTCCTCGCCGACCCGGAGTACGGCGGGCCGACCTGGGAGGGGCAACAGGGGGTGGTCCTGGAGGCTGGATGCCACCAGTACGACGGAGCACATGCCCTTGCGTACGCGCGGATTCGTATCGGCACGCTGACCCTGCCGGACGGGACGGTGGAGACGCAGAACGACTTCCTCCGAGCGGCGCGCCAACAGGAGTTCCTGCTCGCCGTTCAGCAGAAATTCGCCAATACGAACCTGCTCATCTCCCTGCCCGGGCTGCTGACCGCCGTATCGGAGACGGTGACGACCGACTTCCCGCGCACGCAGGCGGGCGATCTCGCCAGCCTCGCGCCCCTCATTGCATCTGGGGACATCGACCGCGTCGTCCTGGGCTGGCCGGGGTACGTCGACCTGCCCGTCGATCCGCTGAACTACTACCTTCTCATTCCTGTGCGGGATGCGGTTCGGCTGGAGATGGGACGCCTGCTCGGCGGCGAAGCGGAGTTGGCGGGTTGGTACCTCGGATCCTCTGCCGCCGGCCCGCCGAGTTGA
- a CDS encoding aminotransferase class I/II-fold pyridoxal phosphate-dependent enzyme has product MPGFSTRAIQAAGRVPTVTQTPVTVPIYQTSTFEVGSAAELEEILEFRRPGHSYTRYSNPTHAALEAALAELEGGEAAFATASGMAAVHGAMLSFVRAGDEVLAPAAVYGGTLGLLASVMPRYDVTYRLVRSGDTAAVVAAIGPRTRLVWLETIANPTTEMPDIAAIVEAARERGVPVVVDNTFASPYLCNPLALGADLVVHSLTKYIGGHSDLIGGAIVGGAQQVAAAREVVVNTGGNANPFEAFLALRGLRTLAVRMDRHSDNGLAVARALEEQPGISRVWYPGLASHGQHELAQRRLRDGRAGGMMAIELSGGRAAAERFLERVQVAIHATSLAGVESLVSHPASSSHRQYADAELAAAGLSPGMLRVSIGLEDADDLIADLAAAAAG; this is encoded by the coding sequence ATGCCCGGATTCTCGACCCGCGCCATCCAGGCCGCCGGCCGCGTGCCGACCGTCACGCAGACCCCCGTCACGGTCCCGATCTACCAGACCAGCACCTTCGAGGTGGGATCCGCGGCCGAGCTGGAGGAGATCCTCGAGTTTCGCCGGCCGGGGCATTCCTACACCCGCTACTCGAACCCGACGCACGCGGCCCTCGAAGCGGCGCTGGCCGAGCTCGAGGGTGGGGAGGCGGCCTTCGCGACCGCGTCCGGCATGGCCGCCGTCCACGGGGCGATGCTCTCATTCGTCCGGGCCGGCGACGAGGTCCTGGCACCGGCAGCCGTGTACGGCGGCACGCTGGGCCTGCTGGCCAGCGTCATGCCGCGCTACGACGTCACCTATCGCCTGGTCCGGTCCGGCGACACGGCGGCGGTTGTGGCGGCCATCGGTCCACGCACTCGCCTGGTGTGGCTCGAGACGATCGCCAACCCGACCACCGAGATGCCGGACATCGCCGCCATCGTGGAGGCAGCCAGGGAGCGGGGCGTGCCGGTCGTCGTGGACAACACCTTCGCCTCTCCGTATCTGTGCAATCCGCTGGCCCTGGGCGCCGATCTCGTCGTCCACTCGCTGACCAAGTACATCGGGGGGCACTCCGATCTCATCGGTGGCGCGATCGTCGGAGGTGCCCAGCAGGTGGCCGCCGCCCGGGAGGTCGTCGTCAACACCGGCGGCAACGCCAACCCGTTCGAGGCCTTCCTGGCCCTGCGCGGCCTGCGCACCCTGGCCGTTCGGATGGACCGCCACTCCGACAACGGTTTGGCCGTGGCCCGCGCCCTGGAGGAGCAGCCGGGGATCTCCCGCGTCTGGTACCCCGGCCTCGCGTCCCACGGCCAGCACGAGCTCGCCCAGCGCCGTCTTCGCGATGGTCGTGCTGGCGGGATGATGGCCATCGAGCTGTCCGGTGGGCGGGCCGCCGCCGAGCGGTTCCTGGAGCGCGTCCAGGTCGCGATCCATGCCACCAGCCTGGCCGGTGTCGAAAGCCTGGTCAGCCATCCCGCCTCGTCCTCGCACCGCCAGTATGCTGACGCCGAGCTGGCGGCGGCCGGCCTGTCGCCGGGCATGCTCCGCGTCTCCATCGGCCTCGAGGATGCCGATGACCTCATCGCCGACCTCGCCGCAGCGGCGGCGGGCTGA
- a CDS encoding O-antigen ligase family protein, with product MNGGGAAISNTFQAVSGRAVAALAIGLGVLVIGAAYLSTAAFMIAGFALLVLLGLASVRWPRVMLIVVVLSPALIDLYAGERLLPEEVRSVSRFFSEALLVLMTLAVAWVGARRGTLVTALRHPFTGALAVFGAISVVSAIFNAVPPAVAVAGLLFTLDAAILFYLPRMVGYSHEDAHRAMWAIAGVVAFTSLLAIGQALLSPDLLGVTPVAGVSGEGVRFGSLVRDPNILGTLIGMALPFTVFSLVRLPRDRSWWIAFGMALALVLALLLTYSRGSWLGVAVGFGVLALIIDRRALVAFGVVVLLAYVTAVVMPKGILAGASLGYDPFATTINRFNAVGEGRDLRSLFIVNALPIVVEHPILGVGPGRYGGAAASVFGSPVHVGYGTDLLLTNQLTVDNFWLHMGVEGGVLGFSAFLAMIGTALIQPIRALRGATGSRFSVPAGVVSATVVVCVATVTTMLLEGNTAAFLFWFLLGIGSMAVPEATRTGAPGGAATASAG from the coding sequence ATGAACGGCGGCGGAGCAGCCATCTCGAACACGTTCCAGGCCGTCTCGGGGCGCGCGGTCGCGGCGCTCGCCATCGGTCTCGGCGTCCTGGTCATTGGGGCGGCATATCTCTCGACCGCGGCATTCATGATCGCCGGCTTCGCCCTGCTGGTGCTTCTGGGCCTGGCGTCGGTCCGCTGGCCTCGGGTGATGTTGATCGTCGTCGTGCTTTCCCCGGCCCTCATCGACCTGTACGCCGGCGAGCGCCTGCTCCCCGAAGAGGTCCGTTCCGTGTCCCGCTTCTTTTCGGAGGCATTGCTCGTATTGATGACGCTCGCGGTGGCCTGGGTCGGGGCACGGCGCGGCACGCTGGTCACCGCGCTGCGCCACCCATTTACGGGGGCCCTGGCTGTCTTCGGCGCCATCAGCGTCGTATCCGCGATCTTCAACGCGGTGCCGCCGGCCGTGGCGGTGGCGGGCCTGCTGTTTACGCTGGACGCCGCGATTCTCTTCTACCTTCCCCGCATGGTCGGCTACAGCCACGAGGATGCCCACCGGGCAATGTGGGCGATCGCGGGTGTCGTCGCATTCACCTCGCTGCTGGCCATCGGTCAGGCGCTGCTATCGCCCGACCTGTTGGGCGTCACGCCGGTCGCCGGGGTGTCGGGAGAAGGAGTCCGCTTCGGTTCACTGGTCAGAGACCCGAACATCCTGGGCACGCTCATTGGCATGGCTCTGCCGTTCACCGTGTTCTCCCTTGTCCGGCTGCCGCGGGACCGCAGCTGGTGGATCGCCTTCGGGATGGCGCTCGCGCTCGTCCTGGCGCTCCTGCTGACGTACTCGCGTGGCTCGTGGCTCGGGGTGGCGGTCGGCTTCGGCGTCCTCGCCCTCATCATCGACCGCCGTGCGCTGGTGGCATTCGGGGTTGTCGTCCTGTTGGCCTATGTCACGGCCGTCGTCATGCCCAAGGGAATCCTGGCCGGAGCATCACTGGGCTACGACCCGTTTGCGACCACCATCAACCGGTTCAATGCGGTCGGCGAGGGTCGCGACCTGCGCAGCCTGTTCATCGTCAACGCGCTTCCAATCGTCGTCGAGCACCCGATCCTCGGCGTCGGCCCGGGTCGATATGGCGGTGCAGCCGCATCCGTCTTCGGATCCCCGGTACACGTCGGCTACGGGACGGACCTCCTGCTGACCAACCAATTGACGGTTGACAACTTCTGGCTCCACATGGGCGTTGAAGGCGGAGTCCTCGGCTTCAGTGCGTTCCTGGCCATGATCGGCACCGCCCTGATTCAGCCCATCCGCGCGTTGCGCGGGGCCACCGGAAGCCGGTTCAGCGTGCCGGCTGGCGTGGTGTCCGCCACTGTGGTGGTCTGCGTCGCGACGGTCACGACCATGCTCCTGGAGGGCAACACGGCGGCGTTCCTGTTCTGGTTCCTGCTGGGAATCGGCTCCATGGCCGTACCCGAGGCGACTAGAACTGGCGCCCCCGGAGGAGCTGCCACAGCGTCCGCAGGATGA
- a CDS encoding sugar transferase, whose amino-acid sequence MTPASPSRQPAGELLVPVAPTGTAYRLAKRILDVVGSLIGLVVVSPLMLGLGLAVKLDSPGPVLFRQVRLGLGGRPFTVLKFRTMHLSADERRHQEHIRELLHAGRTADHATWTPIAADPRVTGIGMFLRQSHLDELPQLVNVLRGEMSLVGPRPPIPYEVELYEPWHLPRLSVLPGLTGLWQSRGWGQLSFGEGVKLDIEYVKRRSFGLDLRIILRTLWQLLRGRQF is encoded by the coding sequence ATGACGCCGGCCTCCCCGTCGCGCCAGCCGGCGGGCGAGCTGTTGGTTCCCGTGGCCCCGACCGGGACGGCCTATCGGCTCGCCAAGCGCATCCTCGATGTCGTCGGCTCGCTCATCGGCCTGGTGGTCGTCTCACCCCTGATGCTGGGGCTGGGTCTTGCGGTCAAGCTCGACTCGCCCGGGCCGGTTTTGTTTCGGCAGGTACGGCTGGGTCTCGGCGGCCGCCCGTTCACGGTCCTGAAATTCCGAACCATGCATCTCAGCGCTGACGAGCGTCGCCACCAGGAGCACATCCGGGAGCTGCTCCATGCTGGCCGCACAGCCGACCATGCCACCTGGACGCCCATCGCCGCCGATCCGCGGGTGACGGGGATCGGGATGTTCCTCCGCCAGTCGCACCTCGATGAGCTCCCTCAGCTGGTCAACGTCCTCCGCGGCGAGATGAGCCTGGTCGGCCCGCGCCCGCCCATCCCCTACGAGGTGGAGTTGTACGAACCGTGGCATTTGCCCAGGCTGTCGGTCCTACCCGGGCTGACGGGGCTGTGGCAGTCGCGGGGGTGGGGCCAGCTCAGCTTCGGCGAGGGTGTCAAGCTCGACATCGAGTACGTCAAACGCCGCTCGTTCGGGCTCGACCTCCGGATCATCCTGCGGACGCTGTGGCAGCTCCTCCGGGGGCGCCAGTTCTAG